The Pelistega ratti genome window below encodes:
- a CDS encoding alpha/beta hydrolase, with amino-acid sequence MLKKSIKLSLWLTACAFAVQSIAAPLSIEEQGSFAVGGSVKTSEGVYAPLPDMVKGKESNNFVDVFNASIQAGGQTLHGDHATVFYQIPTNPRPYPLVFLHGAGQSMRTWQTTADGREGFQNIFLRYNFPVYLIDQPRRGQSGRSTVDAEVKATPDDQFWFAQFRIGTYPNFNQDVAFPQDKASLDQFFRQMTPNVGAFDAVVISDSIVKLFERTGNGVLVTHSQGGIVGWLVGMQSDKVKAIASFEPGNFPFPEGEVPPTITSKFGDIKPAVASKADFEKLTKMPIVIYFGDFIGDKPSDNQGEDQWRIRLSLAKQWADVVNKHGGNVKVVELPKVGIKGNTHFMMSDTNNVEVAKHLREWLKENKLD; translated from the coding sequence ATGCTAAAAAAATCAATAAAATTATCACTATGGCTTACAGCCTGCGCATTTGCCGTGCAAAGTATCGCCGCACCGCTTTCTATTGAAGAACAGGGCAGTTTTGCCGTTGGCGGTTCGGTAAAAACATCAGAGGGTGTGTATGCTCCATTGCCTGATATGGTGAAAGGGAAGGAAAGTAATAACTTTGTCGATGTGTTTAATGCTTCTATCCAAGCAGGCGGACAAACCTTACACGGTGATCACGCAACCGTGTTTTATCAAATCCCGACAAATCCACGTCCTTATCCCTTGGTATTTTTACACGGTGCAGGGCAATCAATGCGGACTTGGCAAACCACGGCAGACGGTCGGGAGGGTTTCCAAAATATCTTTTTACGCTATAACTTCCCCGTTTATTTGATTGACCAACCACGTCGTGGACAATCAGGACGCAGTACCGTTGATGCAGAGGTAAAAGCGACACCGGACGATCAATTCTGGTTCGCCCAATTCCGTATCGGCACTTATCCAAATTTCAATCAAGACGTTGCGTTTCCGCAAGATAAGGCTTCATTAGACCAATTTTTCCGTCAGATGACCCCTAATGTTGGCGCATTTGATGCTGTGGTTATCAGCGACAGTATCGTGAAATTATTTGAGCGTACAGGTAACGGTGTTTTAGTTACCCATTCGCAAGGTGGTATTGTGGGCTGGCTGGTCGGCATGCAAAGCGATAAGGTGAAAGCCATTGCCTCTTTTGAACCGGGCAATTTCCCATTCCCTGAGGGAGAAGTACCACCAACCATTACCAGTAAATTCGGCGATATTAAACCGGCGGTAGCCAGTAAAGCGGACTTTGAAAAACTCACTAAAATGCCGATTGTGATTTATTTTGGTGATTTTATCGGTGATAAACCCTCTGATAACCAAGGTGAAGACCAATGGCGTATCCGCCTAAGCCTCGCCAAACAATGGGCGGATGTGGTGAACAAACACGGCGGTAACGTAAAAGTGGTGGAATTACCAAAAGTGGGGATTAAAGGCAATACGCATTTTATGATGTCTGATACTAATAATGTGGAAGTGGCAAAGCATTTGAGGGAGTGGTTGAAGGAGAATAAGCTGGATTAG
- a CDS encoding alpha/beta hydrolase, whose translation MKVNMSFKTLTSALFLGMTLFSGVSMANTISATVIDVPAQRIQLTQEWDKVFLQSNKVEHRKVTFQNRYGLVLAGDLYIPKNIKGQLPAIAVSGPFGAVKEQVSGLYAQTLAERGFITLAFDGSFTGESSGLPRNMPSPEINTEDFSAAVDFLGSLENVNAEEIGILGICGWGGFALNAAISDTRIKAVAASTMYDMTRVSAKGYNDSIDAKARYEMKQNINNARWQAAKNGYADLLPANNLRSEQFTSDTPLFVKEYSDYYTTKRGFHPRSVNSNPEGSWATTGALALINMPILQYTAEMKTPALVVHGEKAHSRYFSEDAFKALGSQDKELYIVPNATHVDLYDNLDKIPFDKFEQFFKANLK comes from the coding sequence ATGAAAGTTAATATGTCATTCAAAACACTTACGTCCGCCTTATTTCTTGGTATGACCTTATTTTCAGGAGTTTCTATGGCAAATACAATATCAGCTACCGTTATTGACGTCCCTGCACAACGCATTCAATTAACACAAGAATGGGATAAAGTTTTTCTACAAAGTAATAAAGTAGAGCATCGTAAAGTTACTTTTCAAAATCGCTATGGATTAGTATTAGCAGGTGATTTATATATTCCTAAAAATATAAAAGGTCAATTACCTGCTATTGCCGTGAGTGGTCCATTTGGTGCTGTTAAGGAACAAGTATCAGGTTTATACGCACAAACATTAGCAGAGCGTGGTTTTATAACACTTGCCTTTGATGGTTCTTTTACAGGTGAAAGTTCAGGTTTACCGCGGAATATGCCATCACCTGAAATTAATACGGAAGATTTCTCAGCTGCGGTGGATTTTTTAGGTTCGTTAGAGAATGTTAATGCAGAAGAAATCGGTATTCTTGGTATTTGTGGTTGGGGTGGTTTTGCTTTAAATGCAGCTATTAGTGATACGAGGATTAAAGCGGTTGCTGCAAGTACTATGTATGATATGACACGTGTTTCAGCAAAAGGTTATAACGATAGTATTGATGCTAAAGCGCGTTATGAAATGAAGCAAAATATCAATAATGCACGTTGGCAAGCCGCTAAAAATGGTTATGCCGATTTATTACCAGCAAATAATTTACGCAGTGAGCAATTTACCTCTGATACACCACTGTTTGTAAAAGAATACTCAGATTATTACACCACTAAAAGAGGATTTCATCCTCGTTCAGTCAATTCTAATCCCGAGGGTTCTTGGGCGACAACAGGGGCATTAGCACTTATCAATATGCCAATTTTACAATATACAGCAGAAATGAAAACCCCAGCACTTGTTGTGCATGGTGAAAAAGCGCATTCTCGTTATTTTTCAGAAGATGCTTTTAAAGCGCTGGGTAGTCAAGATAAAGAGTTATATATTGTACCGAATGCAACACACGTGGATTTATATGATAATTTAGATAAAATCCCCTTTGATAAGTTTGAGCAGTTTTTTAAGGCAAATTTAAAATAA
- a CDS encoding LysR family transcriptional regulator, which produces MIDNMNELRSFIIVAQTNSFTKAAARLGVSTSALSHSMRKLEEQLKIKLFNRTTRSVSTTEAGEQLFKQLFPLFESIEDNINALSTFRNTLNGTLRINGADHAFMYAIWDKLLVFMQKYPEVKLELTSDMKFTDIVAGRFDAGIRLGKEVDQDMIAVRISDDMQMALMATPHYLEQHGIPQSINELTQHECICVRMPTSEGIFLWEFLNTETKEVIKFMPSGRLTVNNNFLAKQACLSHLGLALMPKDRMINELATGKVVELLANQAIHYDGYHLYYPSRRQHSPLFKAFVDILKVT; this is translated from the coding sequence ATGATTGATAATATGAATGAATTACGTAGTTTTATTATCGTGGCACAAACCAATAGTTTTACCAAAGCTGCCGCCAGATTAGGGGTTTCAACATCGGCACTTAGCCACTCCATGCGAAAGCTAGAAGAGCAGCTTAAAATCAAACTCTTTAATCGCACCACCAGAAGTGTTTCCACTACAGAAGCAGGTGAACAACTTTTTAAACAGCTCTTTCCTTTATTTGAAAGTATCGAAGATAATATCAATGCTTTAAGCACTTTTCGGAATACCTTGAACGGTACATTACGCATTAATGGGGCAGACCATGCGTTTATGTATGCTATTTGGGATAAATTACTCGTCTTTATGCAAAAATATCCTGAAGTGAAACTAGAACTCACAAGCGATATGAAGTTTACTGATATTGTGGCAGGACGGTTTGATGCGGGTATTCGCTTAGGTAAAGAAGTGGATCAGGATATGATTGCTGTGCGGATTTCCGATGATATGCAAATGGCATTAATGGCAACTCCCCATTATCTGGAACAGCATGGTATTCCTCAATCTATTAATGAATTAACCCAACATGAATGTATTTGTGTCAGAATGCCGACCTCTGAGGGTATTTTTTTATGGGAATTTCTGAATACCGAAACAAAAGAAGTCATTAAATTTATGCCATCAGGCAGACTAACTGTGAACAATAACTTTTTAGCAAAGCAGGCTTGTCTCTCTCATCTAGGTTTAGCACTGATGCCAAAAGATAGAATGATAAATGAATTAGCAACTGGAAAAGTGGTAGAACTGTTAGCCAATCAGGCTATTCATTATGATGGTTATCATCTCTACTACCCCAGTCGCCGTCAACATTCTCCTTTATTTAAGGCATTTGTGGATATTTTAAAGGTAACATAA
- a CDS encoding type I restriction endonuclease subunit R: MAAITNSECKMTNTLSELKFEKALIEYLCTGTVTIPENTMSEPNSTGYHVDGIIRTQLWRYEPHIKTTEDLWANFKQILEKLNQKTLDRPLSTTEFAQVKRTISNLSTPYMAGQFLYGTNGISQIEIDLDDDRHVFLTVFDQKQIGAGDTVYQIVNQIKRPAVIAGKENRCFDTTLLINGLPIIQIEEKKETRDINEALNQMHQYIVENQYSDIFSTLQILVAITPNNVKYMANTTADRFNKDFAFSWQRLSDNKPVYKWKEFADAMLSIPMAHQMATNYMILDGTPNKQTLKVMRPYQVYATRRVMDKLKQADFDQAINKLGYIWHTTGSGKTITSFKTAWLASRSPKVDKVVFLVDRIALTNQTNENYRAYDPDATEDSLGSVLDTHTTTDLNRKLHSKGSQIIITSVQKLDTLVKRASFKAPEKNIVFIVDEAHRSTGSDNFSDIQKAFKHSAWIGYTGTPMFDSTTKGSRTEDIFGELLHAYTIREAIADRNVLGFKVDFETTISEESMKKDYLPKFYRHKYPDWTEEQIAEKIANLTQEDMDDSIESSFYDENEDHIKLVVEDIFKHWKNRSNWDNKRNGGRYNALLTTHVGGGKASTPMAMMYFREFQRVNKERLEKGEFTLKVAVTFSQNTSNNDTMVETNKGLSEAIEHYNNEFGTNFTMADVSAYTQDVTSRLNRTAVDKQFLDLVIVVDQLLTGFDAPELNTLYVDRTLKGAGLIQAYSRTNRVADMREKPWGRVINYRWPTHNEKLMNEALSIYANKDSAKLSDEERKVNNIKDNITAPQFEELLSETKEIVKHLRNITDDFSQLPPSEAKKWEMFEQLRIYTANIAKIKQYSAEDENGEIIGFDYENPDKLIHELGMTSEEESMLTNTLTNELKIHLAKSRNVPVMQIELKMTHVKDVEVNYDYLTELISTLLEQVRAGETEQAKETEKELEKFANGLEDRSFAQRINRATKAIIKGLFTLEDVEKKDGVAIVEQANTANQEQQFLDFRLQWGLTEVITNAQLRQLFIKHQYQQKDLDDADQLTDLIKEAGITYPSLAQNDEIRKLTKMKYRNQLRSAIYELADEFVGE, translated from the coding sequence ATGGCAGCAATTACAAACAGTGAGTGTAAAATGACAAATACCCTATCTGAATTAAAATTTGAAAAAGCCCTTATTGAATATCTTTGTACAGGTACAGTGACAATACCTGAAAATACAATGTCTGAGCCTAATAGTACAGGCTATCATGTAGATGGTATTATTCGCACTCAGCTATGGCGTTATGAACCCCATATCAAAACAACTGAAGATTTATGGGCAAATTTTAAACAAATCTTGGAAAAACTGAATCAAAAAACCTTAGACCGTCCCTTAAGTACAACAGAATTTGCTCAGGTTAAGCGAACAATTTCTAACCTATCTACCCCTTATATGGCAGGACAATTTCTTTATGGTACGAATGGTATCTCACAGATTGAAATTGATTTAGATGATGACCGTCATGTTTTTTTAACTGTTTTTGATCAAAAACAAATTGGTGCAGGTGATACTGTCTATCAAATTGTTAATCAAATCAAACGTCCTGCTGTGATTGCAGGTAAAGAAAATCGCTGTTTTGATACTACCTTACTCATTAATGGTTTACCCATTATCCAAATTGAAGAAAAAAAAGAAACACGAGATATTAATGAAGCATTAAATCAAATGCATCAATATATCGTTGAAAATCAATATAGTGATATTTTTTCTACGTTACAAATCCTTGTAGCCATTACACCCAATAATGTGAAATATATGGCAAACACCACAGCAGATCGCTTTAATAAGGATTTTGCTTTTAGTTGGCAACGTCTATCAGATAATAAACCCGTATATAAATGGAAAGAATTTGCAGATGCTATGTTGAGTATTCCAATGGCTCATCAAATGGCAACCAATTATATGATTTTAGATGGTACGCCAAATAAACAGACTCTAAAAGTTATGCGTCCTTATCAAGTCTATGCTACACGTCGTGTAATGGATAAACTCAAGCAGGCTGATTTTGATCAGGCAATTAATAAGCTAGGTTATATTTGGCATACGACAGGTTCAGGTAAAACAATTACAAGTTTTAAAACAGCTTGGTTAGCCAGTCGTTCACCAAAGGTAGATAAAGTGGTGTTTTTAGTCGATCGTATTGCCTTAACCAACCAAACAAATGAAAATTATCGTGCTTATGACCCTGATGCGACAGAGGATAGTCTAGGGAGCGTATTGGATACTCATACGACTACGGATTTAAATCGCAAATTACATAGTAAAGGTAGTCAAATTATTATTACATCGGTACAAAAGCTAGATACCTTAGTAAAACGAGCCTCTTTCAAAGCCCCTGAGAAGAATATTGTATTTATTGTAGATGAGGCACATCGTTCTACGGGGAGTGATAATTTTAGCGATATTCAAAAGGCATTTAAACATTCTGCATGGATTGGTTATACCGGAACCCCTATGTTTGATAGTACAACAAAAGGATCTCGTACTGAAGATATTTTTGGGGAATTATTGCATGCCTATACCATTCGAGAAGCAATTGCAGATCGTAATGTGTTGGGTTTTAAAGTGGATTTTGAAACCACCATTAGTGAAGAAAGTATGAAAAAAGATTATCTTCCTAAATTCTATCGTCATAAATATCCTGATTGGACAGAAGAACAAATTGCTGAAAAAATTGCCAACTTAACTCAAGAGGATATGGATGATAGTATTGAATCTAGTTTTTATGATGAAAATGAGGATCATATCAAATTGGTGGTAGAGGATATTTTTAAACACTGGAAAAACCGTTCAAATTGGGATAATAAACGTAATGGTGGACGATACAATGCTTTATTGACGACCCATGTAGGGGGTGGTAAAGCGAGTACACCAATGGCAATGATGTATTTCCGTGAGTTCCAAAGAGTGAATAAAGAGCGGTTAGAAAAGGGGGAGTTTACACTTAAAGTTGCCGTTACCTTTAGCCAAAATACAAGTAATAATGATACGATGGTTGAAACGAATAAAGGCTTATCTGAAGCAATTGAGCATTATAACAATGAGTTTGGTACGAATTTTACGATGGCTGATGTCTCCGCTTATACCCAAGATGTCACGAGTCGTTTGAATCGTACGGCAGTAGATAAACAATTCTTAGATCTAGTGATTGTAGTGGATCAGTTACTGACAGGATTTGATGCACCAGAATTAAATACCCTTTATGTTGATCGTACCTTAAAAGGGGCTGGATTAATTCAAGCCTATTCAAGAACAAACCGTGTCGCAGATATGCGAGAAAAACCATGGGGACGTGTTATTAATTATCGCTGGCCTACCCATAATGAAAAATTAATGAATGAAGCACTCTCTATTTACGCAAATAAAGATTCAGCCAAATTATCGGATGAAGAGCGTAAAGTGAATAATATTAAAGATAATATTACTGCCCCTCAATTTGAGGAATTGCTCTCTGAAACAAAAGAGATAGTGAAACATCTTCGTAACATAACAGATGATTTTAGCCAGTTGCCACCATCCGAAGCAAAAAAATGGGAAATGTTCGAGCAATTACGTATCTATACGGCTAATATTGCCAAAATAAAGCAATATTCTGCTGAAGATGAAAATGGTGAGATCATTGGTTTTGACTATGAAAATCCCGATAAACTAATCCATGAACTTGGGATGACCAGTGAGGAAGAAAGTATGCTGACTAATACGCTGACGAATGAACTTAAGATTCATTTGGCAAAAAGTCGTAATGTGCCAGTCATGCAAATTGAGCTTAAAATGACCCATGTTAAAGATGTAGAGGTCAATTACGATTACTTGACTGAATTAATTTCTACATTATTAGAACAAGTTCGTGCAGGGGAGACTGAGCAAGCCAAAGAAACAGAAAAAGAATTGGAAAAATTTGCTAATGGCTTAGAAGACCGTAGTTTTGCACAACGTATTAACCGTGCGACTAAGGCTATTATAAAAGGGCTTTTTACCTTGGAAGATGTCGAGAAAAAAGACGGTGTGGCTATTGTTGAACAGGCGAATACAGCTAACCAAGAACAACAATTTTTGGATTTTCGTTTGCAATGGGGTTTA
- a CDS encoding restriction endonuclease subunit S, translating to MLLSDIVELHSGQAQFRIMEISDVNAPVYTYYSQAHLEQDLCLSDHSISSKEIRTLDKITSLLSTGDIVFSLISGKAAQVSEQHHQFLYTQNYVKLIPLPQIEPRYLVYLLNENPTIHKQLSCGLQGSQVLKYTTKQLKSLQLPKLPPLSRQRLIGDIYLKQQRLTYLKQRVAYLEKQLVWQQLQTVSVK from the coding sequence ATGTTATTGAGTGATATTGTAGAACTTCATAGTGGTCAGGCTCAGTTCCGTATAATGGAAATAAGTGATGTCAATGCACCTGTTTATACTTATTATTCTCAAGCTCATCTTGAACAAGATTTATGCTTATCGGATCATTCTATTTCATCTAAAGAAATAAGAACATTGGATAAGATTACTAGCTTGCTCTCAACGGGAGATATTGTTTTTAGTTTAATTTCAGGAAAAGCAGCCCAAGTGAGTGAACAACATCATCAGTTTTTATATACACAAAATTATGTCAAATTAATTCCCCTCCCTCAGATTGAACCCCGCTATTTGGTGTATTTATTGAATGAAAATCCAACTATTCACAAACAATTATCTTGTGGTTTACAAGGTTCTCAAGTACTGAAATATACAACCAAACAGCTTAAATCACTTCAATTACCTAAACTACCACCTTTATCAAGACAACGCCTTATAGGTGATATTTACCTTAAACAGCAAAGATTGACTTATTTAAAACAGCGTGTTGCTTATTTAGAGAAACAACTTGTATGGCAGCAATTACAAACAGTGAGTGTAAAATGA
- a CDS encoding LysR family transcriptional regulator produces the protein MNKLNALHYFCIASETLNFREAAIQLSISPSVMTRVITELEQTLGEQLFKRNTRHIQLTSFGEQFLIKAKQIIADTDSLFQSGKYKNNEMAGIVRITLPHWQHNDIILTELLKAVQPYPQLIIDWREDMEKLDTVKHRIDIGLRIGKVPRPHFIIRHIAEVQDWIVASPHLIERLGKPKNLDDLQQNFPFSIPINIETGRAWELQLNETQKLLPRNINFYSTNPESELKAALQGHSVAFVSELLCKPYLDSGELIKIFPKIKIDKWQLYLYRPYQTITSPHVLFIFDQLTDILKKYYGNI, from the coding sequence ATGAATAAACTAAACGCACTTCATTATTTTTGTATCGCCAGTGAAACATTAAATTTTCGAGAAGCTGCTATACAGCTTTCTATTTCACCCTCTGTGATGACGCGTGTGATTACTGAACTAGAACAAACCTTAGGTGAACAATTATTTAAACGAAATACACGACACATTCAACTAACAAGCTTTGGTGAACAATTTCTGATTAAAGCCAAGCAAATCATTGCCGATACCGATAGTCTTTTTCAATCAGGTAAATATAAAAATAACGAAATGGCAGGTATTGTAAGAATCACATTACCTCACTGGCAACATAACGATATTATTCTTACTGAGTTACTGAAAGCAGTTCAACCCTATCCTCAGCTTATTATTGACTGGCGAGAAGATATGGAAAAACTAGATACCGTAAAGCATCGTATTGACATTGGTTTACGTATTGGTAAAGTACCAAGACCTCATTTTATTATCCGACACATAGCAGAGGTACAAGATTGGATTGTTGCCTCGCCTCACCTCATAGAACGCCTAGGGAAGCCTAAAAATCTTGATGATTTACAGCAAAACTTTCCTTTTTCTATTCCTATTAATATTGAAACAGGGCGAGCATGGGAACTCCAACTCAATGAAACCCAAAAACTCTTACCAAGAAACATTAATTTTTACAGTACCAATCCCGAAAGTGAGCTTAAAGCTGCTTTACAAGGACACTCTGTTGCCTTTGTCAGCGAACTTCTTTGCAAACCTTATCTTGACAGTGGTGAATTAATCAAAATATTCCCAAAAATAAAAATTGACAAGTGGCAACTTTACTTATACCGCCCCTATCAAACGATTACATCACCTCATGTCTTATTTATTTTTGATCAATTAACCGATATTTTAAAAAAATATTATGGAAATATATAA
- a CDS encoding DUF1269 domain-containing protein, protein MKQNVVVSLFSVPSEAYQAFAEASVYTQTEKTQIAQIALVKRENGLIIPVQISDLTANVANGALTGGLIGALIGIWGGPLGMILGMTTGSLIGGADGSIETLGESDLLSNVAQKLSDGDTAIVLLAQETDESELDQFFARFKTTVARWDAAVVQKDVAAAVLVQQEQARQVREALHKRRKEEIKDKVEELKASVSAKIDAFKEDSKAKFERLAAKIKK, encoded by the coding sequence ATGAAACAGAACGTTGTAGTGTCATTATTTAGTGTACCTAGTGAAGCCTATCAAGCATTTGCAGAGGCGAGTGTTTATACGCAAACAGAAAAAACACAGATTGCACAAATTGCACTTGTTAAGCGTGAAAATGGCTTGATTATCCCTGTACAGATAAGTGATTTAACGGCAAATGTTGCCAATGGTGCATTAACAGGTGGTTTAATTGGTGCGTTAATTGGTATTTGGGGTGGGCCTTTAGGCATGATTCTTGGTATGACAACGGGTTCTTTAATTGGTGGTGCTGATGGTTCAATAGAAACATTGGGTGAATCGGATTTATTAAGTAATGTTGCGCAAAAACTATCGGATGGGGATACGGCTATTGTCTTATTAGCACAAGAAACAGATGAAAGTGAGTTAGATCAGTTCTTTGCGCGTTTTAAAACAACAGTAGCCCGTTGGGATGCAGCGGTTGTTCAAAAAGATGTCGCTGCGGCGGTATTAGTACAGCAAGAGCAAGCGCGTCAGGTTAGAGAAGCACTACATAAACGCCGTAAAGAGGAAATCAAAGATAAAGTAGAAGAATTAAAAGCGAGTGTGAGTGCCAAAATTGATGCTTTTAAGGAAGATAGTAAAGCAAAATTTGAACGCTTAGCTGCAAAAATTAAAAAATAG
- a CDS encoding carboxylesterase/lipase family protein, with protein sequence MKSIKSQFFPLLLLSASISMATLSYAADSGVQAGNHIAVVQTQAGKVQGYIQNGIVTYKGIPYATAERFMPPQKVANWQDEKLALTYGDACPQVPMGGRSFFFTGPEMTESEQCQSLNVWSPSISDGKKRAVMVWIHGGGFQSGASNDLDSYDGTNLARTGDVVVVSVNHRLNAMGFLDLSAYGEPYEQSANVGMQDLVAALEWVKENIAQFGGDPDNVTIFGESGGGAKVLTLMAMPSAKGLFHKAVVQSGALEKMGMTLTSQEASRRVAELTLANLGVKPTALDTLKNFTPAQINEAAINANLQTAKELGLTDLYNRDTALSWAPTLDGQVIPQQPVGEKYPEIAKDIPLLIGSNLTEWDSFPLQMDLQNSQKSNRFTWTEAETMERLKAKYGDKTDAIVAAFREAYPQRLIADALYVDSFLRTPALKTARLKADQNGAPVYQYLFTWDTPVFNGVPMSYHTSEIAFVFNNTERMAQATGGGKEAKALAEKMSRAWTNFAKTGNPNAEGLPQWDAYTRENGKVMIFDNQPEVKSHHDEKLQHLLAPNYQF encoded by the coding sequence ATGAAATCCATTAAATCTCAATTTTTCCCTCTTTTATTGCTTTCTGCTTCAATCTCAATGGCAACCCTATCTTATGCCGCAGACAGTGGTGTTCAAGCCGGTAATCATATTGCAGTGGTACAAACCCAAGCAGGTAAGGTACAGGGGTATATACAAAACGGTATCGTTACTTATAAAGGTATTCCCTATGCGACTGCCGAGCGTTTTATGCCTCCGCAAAAAGTCGCTAATTGGCAAGACGAAAAATTAGCACTGACTTACGGTGATGCGTGCCCACAAGTACCGATGGGCGGACGTTCATTCTTTTTTACCGGCCCTGAAATGACGGAAAGCGAACAATGCCAGAGCTTGAATGTTTGGTCGCCTTCCATTTCAGATGGAAAAAAACGTGCCGTGATGGTGTGGATTCATGGCGGAGGGTTTCAATCCGGCGCTTCTAATGATTTAGACAGTTATGATGGGACAAACTTGGCTCGCACGGGGGATGTGGTGGTTGTTTCCGTCAATCATCGTTTAAATGCTATGGGCTTTTTAGACTTATCCGCTTATGGCGAACCCTATGAACAGTCGGCGAATGTCGGTATGCAGGATTTAGTTGCGGCATTAGAATGGGTGAAAGAGAATATTGCTCAATTTGGAGGCGATCCCGATAATGTAACGATTTTTGGTGAAAGCGGTGGTGGAGCAAAAGTCCTTACGCTAATGGCAATGCCGAGTGCTAAAGGCTTATTCCATAAAGCGGTGGTACAAAGCGGTGCATTGGAAAAAATGGGCATGACCTTAACCTCTCAAGAGGCAAGTCGCCGAGTGGCAGAGCTAACCCTTGCCAATTTAGGGGTAAAACCGACCGCACTTGATACCCTAAAAAATTTCACCCCGGCGCAAATTAACGAAGCGGCAATCAATGCCAATTTACAAACGGCAAAAGAACTTGGTTTGACCGATTTATACAATCGGGATACCGCTTTATCATGGGCGCCAACATTAGACGGTCAAGTGATTCCACAACAGCCTGTGGGCGAAAAATACCCTGAGATAGCTAAAGATATTCCATTGTTGATTGGTTCAAATTTAACGGAATGGGACAGTTTTCCGCTACAAATGGACTTACAAAATTCACAAAAAAGCAATCGCTTTACGTGGACAGAAGCAGAAACCATGGAACGCTTAAAAGCGAAATATGGCGATAAAACCGATGCGATTGTTGCTGCGTTCCGTGAGGCGTATCCTCAACGTTTAATTGCCGATGCCTTGTATGTGGATAGTTTCTTGCGTACACCGGCATTGAAAACCGCGCGATTAAAAGCTGATCAAAATGGTGCGCCTGTTTATCAATACCTGTTCACATGGGATACGCCTGTCTTTAACGGTGTGCCAATGAGCTATCATACTTCCGAAATTGCCTTTGTTTTTAATAATACGGAACGAATGGCACAAGCCACCGGTGGCGGTAAAGAAGCAAAAGCCTTAGCCGAGAAAATGAGCCGTGCATGGACGAATTTTGCCAAAACCGGTAATCCAAATGCAGAGGGTTTACCACAATGGGATGCCTATACCCGTGAAAATGGCAAAGTAATGATTTTTGATAATCAACCTGAAGTGAAATCCCATCACGATGAGAAATTACAACATTTGTTAGCACCGAATTATCAGTTTTAA
- a CDS encoding aldo/keto reductase has protein sequence MQLTQLNNGIEMPMVGFGVFQVSDEETEKAVLSALKIGYRLLDTAAVYGNEAGVGRAIKASGIPREEIFVTTKLWIQREHGYENTKKSLADSLERLGLDYVDLYLMHQPFGDVHEQWRAMEDLYKAGKTRAIGVSNFHMDRLMDLITCHNIVPAVNQIETHPFYQREAEIAFHKELGVVQQAWGPLAEGKFGIFDNPILTAIAQKHGKSVAQVVLRWLNQHGVAIIPKSVKESRMIENRDIFSFTLDEQDLAQIATLNCDEIIFNHRDPNMVKWLAEHRG, from the coding sequence ATGCAATTAACACAGTTAAATAACGGCATTGAAATGCCAATGGTTGGTTTTGGAGTATTTCAAGTCAGTGATGAAGAAACGGAAAAAGCCGTACTGAGTGCATTAAAAATAGGCTATCGTTTGTTAGATACGGCAGCGGTGTATGGCAATGAGGCAGGTGTCGGCCGTGCGATTAAGGCGAGCGGTATTCCTCGTGAAGAAATTTTTGTAACGACAAAACTTTGGATTCAACGTGAACACGGCTATGAAAATACCAAAAAATCTTTAGCCGATTCCCTTGAACGTTTAGGCTTGGATTATGTGGATTTATACCTAATGCACCAACCTTTTGGTGATGTGCATGAACAATGGCGTGCGATGGAAGATTTATACAAAGCCGGTAAAACCCGTGCTATTGGGGTGAGTAATTTCCATATGGATCGATTAATGGATTTAATCACTTGCCATAATATCGTGCCTGCCGTGAATCAGATTGAAACCCACCCATTCTATCAACGTGAAGCGGAGATTGCTTTTCATAAAGAATTAGGGGTAGTACAACAGGCGTGGGGGCCTTTGGCAGAAGGGAAGTTTGGTATTTTTGATAATCCGATCTTAACGGCGATTGCGCAAAAACATGGTAAATCAGTCGCACAAGTTGTATTACGTTGGTTAAATCAACATGGTGTGGCGATTATTCCAAAATCTGTGAAAGAATCGCGAATGATCGAAAATCGAGATATTTTTAGTTTTACCCTTGATGAGCAAGATTTAGCCCAAATTGCCACACTGAATTGTGATGAGATTATCTTTAATCATCGTGATCCTAATATGGTGAAATGGTTAGCGGAACACCGCGGTTAA